The genomic stretch CGCCGATCTTCGGGCTTCTTTGCATCGTGGCCGGCTGGTCCGGTTCGGCCACCACCGGCGGGCGGATACGCCTGGTGCGCACCCAGGCCCTGCACTGGGCGGCCTTCCTGATGGCGATGCTGCTGCTGTTCGCGCCATCCGTGCGCGGCGTGGTGAACGACAACGCGACCGAGATCGGCCTGCTGCTGCTGCTCGGGCTGGGCACATTCGTGGCCGGCGTGCATGCCGGGTCCTGGCGGATCATGGCGGTGGGCGCGGTGCTCGGCGTGTCGGTGCCGGCGGTGGCAGTGTTGCAGCAATCGGTCATGCTGATCGTCGGCGGGGCGCTGGTCGTGCTGGTCTGCGCGGGCGCCTTCGTGCTGGTGTCCGCCCGCACGGGGCGCTGAACCGCGCGCGGCGTCGAAGCCCAGTCGGGCGGCCGAGGTCCGCCGCCCCCCGCCCAGGACACTTGCGGTAGGGGGGGCGCGAGCTGTCTGGGCAACGCCCCATCCCGCGCGCAGCCGGCGCAACACCAGCGCAACCAGGATCGCGGGCGCGACCGCGCCGATCGTCACCCCGGTCGCGCTGCCAATCCCGATCGACAGGCCCGGCAGCAGCCAGGCGGCCAGCAGGCCCGTCTTTTCCCAGGCGCGGAAGCCGTCCCGGCGCGCCTCGGCCAGGACCCACGCCGTCGGCAGCAGCAGCAGCACGAGGTCGTAGGACAGCACGAACGGGGTCGCCAGCGGGGCCGCGGCCGCGACCAGCGCAACCTCGGGCATCCCGCCCGGCCGCCGCCGCGCCGCCAGCACCACCACCGCCACCGCGGCCAGCGCGGCGATGGCCTGCAGCCCCTGCGCCACCGCCCAGGCCGCGCCGAGGCTGCGCACCATCGCCTGCACGCTCTGCAGCTTCCACACCGCGAGCGAGCCATCCGCCAGCGCCTGACCCGCCGCTGGCAGCCGATCGACGAAGGCAAGCCAGGCATCCAGCCCGAAGGCGAGCCATGCCGCGACGACCCACGCCAGGCCCGCCAGCATCGCCGCCCCCAGCACCTTCCAGCGCCGCGCGGCGACCAGCGCCGGGATCACCAGCAGGCCGAGCTGCGGCTTGAAGGCCAGGCTCGCCAGCGCGATGCCCGCGAGGCCGGCGCGCCGGTCCAAGGACAGCCCCGCCACCGCCAGCAGCGCAGCCGACAGGAAGGCATTCTGCCCATGGGTCGCATTCAGCACGGCCGCGGGCGACAGCGCCGCGGCCAGCAGCGCCGGCCACCCCGCCCCGGGGAACCACCCGCGAAGGGCTGCCAGGCAGGCCGCCCCGGTCGCCGTGACCCAGGCAACGAAGGCCGGCAGCAGCGGCAGTAGCCCTAAGGGCAGGCAGATCAGCAGGAAGGTCGGCGGGTAGAAGAAGGCGAAGTAGCGCCCCGGCGTGCCCTGCAAGGCGGTCTGCGCCGCGGCATGCGCGGCGCGGTCCCAGGCCAGGGCGGGGTCGCCGGCCAGTGCGAGGCGGGCGGCCGCCTGGAAGCTCAGGAAATCCGCATCGGCCGGCGGGGTGTCGCGCCAGCCGGCCAGGATCGCCGCCATCTCGGCCAGCAGCGCGATGGCGCAGACCGCATAGGCCAGCAGATACAGCCGCGCGCGCTCGGCCGTCAGCCAGGGCGCGTCCCGCAGCCAGGTCATGCCACGCCCGCGAGGTCGAGCAGCCGGCGCATCACCGATGGCACCGCGGCGCGGGCAGCGGGCGGGTCCTGCCATTCGCCCTCGGGGCGGGCGGCCGTGGCAGGGAGGATGGCCATGAACAGCACCATCTCGAGCTCGAAATGCGTGAAGCCGTGGCGGGCGAGGCCCGGCAGCGGGTGCCATGGGGCGGCGGCGGGCGCATGGGCGAACGCCTCGGCGTTCTCCCACCGAGTGTCGCGCCAGGGCGTGCCGGGCACTTCCAGCATGCCGCCCAGCAGCCCCTTCGCGGGGCGGCGGCGCAGCAGCACGCGACCGGCACCATCGTGCAGCAGGAAATGCGCGCCGTGGCGCAGCGGGCGCGCGGGCTTGGGCGCCTTGCGCGGCAGTTCGGCGGCGATGCCCGCGCGCCGCGCTGCGCAGCCGGCCTGCCAGGGGCACAGCGCGCAGGCCGGGCTGCGCGGGGTGCAGATGGTCGCGCCCAGGTCGAACAGCGCCTGGGCGAAGTCGCCCGGGCGTGCGCGGGCATCGGCATCCTGCATGAAGGCGCCGGCGAGGGCGGTCAGGCGGGGCTTCGCACCCGGCAGCGGGTCCGCCACGGCGTGCAGCCGCGCCACCACGCGTTCGACATTGCCATCGACCGGCACCACGGGCGCGTCGAAGGCGATCGCCCCCACCGCCGCCGCCGTGTAGGGGCCGATGCCCGGCAAGGCCGCCAGGGCCGGAATGTTGCACGGGAAACCGCCGGAAGCCGCGACAGCCTGCGCGCAGGCGTGCAGGTTCCGCGCCCGCGCATAGTAGCCGAGGCCCGCCCATTCCTCCGCAACCTCGGCCCAGTCCGCCGCCGCCAGCGCCTGCACGGTCGGGAAGCGGGCCAGGAAGCGAGCATAGCGGGGGCCGACGGCGGCCACGGTGGTCTGCTGAAGCATCACCTCCGACAGCCAGATGCGGTAGGGGTCGCGCGGCTCGCCGGGGGCGGCGCGCCAGGGCAGGATGCGACGGTGCCGGTCGTACCAGGCAAGCAGGTCGGCGGCGGAGGGCATGGCGGATGGCACGGGATGACGGGGATCGGCGGTTCCTGGGCGGGCCGAGGCCACTCGGCGCCCTTGTGCCAGCGCTTACACGCCCGGCCTTCAAGCGCAAGTCTCCTGCGGGGGCACAGATCATGGCGGATTGGCCGGCGCTGGTGGGGCCGGCGCTGGCCGCCGTGTCGCAGCCGGTGCGGCTGACCTCGGGCACGCTGACGCTTGCCTGTTCCGGCCCCGTGGCGATGGAAATGCAGCACTTGGCGCCGCAACTCGCGCAGCGGATCAATGCCGGGCTCGGGCGCGTCGCGGTGGAACGCTTCCGATTCGTCCAGCGCACCCCGGGGTCCGGCGCGCCCCGCATGGCGCCCCGCCCGGCCCCGGCGGCCCTGCCGGAGCGCGTCGAATCGGCGCTGGCGGGCATCGAATCCCCGGAACTGCGGGAGGCGCTGGCAAGATTGGCCCGCGGCGTCTATCGGAACAGGGGGTAGCGCGGCCCGAGTCCCATATCGCCCGGCAGCCCCCATATCCGTGCCGGCCGCGCCTGACCTGCGGCCGGAACCGAAGGAGATCGCGCCCTATGTTCGACCGTCGCACAATTCTTGCCGCCGGGGGGTCGCTCATGGCCGGCCGTGCCGTCGCGCAGACCGCCGCTCCGGCGCCGAGCGACGCGCCGATCCCGGCGCCGGCGGTGGACCAGCGGCTGACCGAGCGATCGATCGGCAGCGCCGATGCGCCGATGGTGGTGCAGGAGTTCTTCTCGCTCACCTGCTCGCATTGCGGCGCCTTCCACCGGGAAACCTATCCCCGCGTGAAGGCCGAACTGATCGACACCGGCAAGATCCGGCTGGTCTGGCGGGACTTCCCGCTCGACCAGGTGGCGCTGGGCGCGGCGGTGGTGGCCCGGTCCTTCCCGCCCGATCGCTACGAGGCCTTCCTGACCGCGCTGTTCGCGACCCAGGACCGCTGGGCCTATGCCCGCGGCGTGGATCACAAGGCCGAGATCGGCAAGATCGCCGCCGTCGCCGGCATGTCGGGCGCCGCCTTCGAGGCCGCCTGGACCGATGTGGACCTGGCCCGCGCCATCCTGGTCGAGCGCCAGAAGGGCGAGCAGGAATACCGCATCCAGGCGACCCCCACCTTCGTGTTCAACCGGCGCGTGGTCGGCGGTAACATCCCCTTCGACCGCTTCGCGCGCGAGGCGGCCACCCCGTGACGGATGACGGCGCCCCGCCGCCCGCCCCGCCCGGCCCCGAGGAGGAGGATGGCGCGCCGCGCAGCGAGGCGCAGCGCATCGCCTCGGTGCGCGCGACGCTCGCGCGCATCCGCATCGCCGGCTTCAAGTCCTTCGCCGAGGCCACCGTGGTCGAGGTCCGCCCGGGCCTGACCGGCATCGTCGGGCCCAATGGCTGCGGCAAGTCCAACGTGGTGGAAGCCCTGCGCTGGGCGATGGGCGAGACCTCGGCCAAGGCGATGCGCGGCGGGGAGATGGACGACGTCATCTTCGCCGGCACCGCGACGCGCCCGGGGCGCAACCTGGCCGAGGTGATGCTCAGCCTGGAGGATGCCGAGGGGCTGGCGCCGCCACCCAACCACGACCAGCCGGAGCTCGAGATCATCCGCCGCATCAATCGCGGCGAGGGATCGAATTTTCGGGTGAACGGCAAGGAGGTCCGCGCGCGCGACGTGCAGACCATGTTCGCCGATATCGGCTCCGGGGCGCGGGCTTCCGCGATGGTCAGCCAGGGGCGGGTCTCGACGCTGATCCAGGCCAAGCCGGAGGACCGCCGCCAGGTGCTGGAGGAGGCCGCCGGCATCGCCGGGCTGCGCGCCCGCAAGCACGAGGCGGAGCTGAAGCTGCGCCAGGCCGAGACGAATCTTTCGCGCGCCGAGGATCTGCTCGGGCAGCTCGACACCCAGCGCCAGGGGCTGCAGCGCCAGGCGCGCCAGGCCAACCGGTATCGCAACCTGTCCGGGCTGGTGCGCCAGGCGGAAGGGGAATGGCTGGCGATCCTGGCAGCGCGGGCCGATGCCGCGCGGCGCGCCGCCGACGAACAGTTGGCGAGCGCGCGCACCGCGGTCCGCGCGGCGGAAGCCGAGGCCGAGGCCGCCGCCATCGCCGCCTTCGAGGCCGAGCAGGCCATCCCCGCCCCACGCACCGCCGAGGCCGCCGCGCGCACCGCGCTCGAGCGCCGGCGCGTCGAGGCGGAGGGCCTGGAAGCCGAGGAGCGCCGCGCGCGCGAGGCACTGGAGGCAGCCGAAGCGCGCCTCGCGCAGCTCCGGCGCGACCTGTCCCATGCCGAGGGCGTGCTGCGCGACGCCGATACCGCGCGCGAACGCCTAGCAGCGGAGGCCGAGGCGCTGGCGGCGGTGGAAGGGTCGCTGCCGGCGCGCCGCGAGGCGGCACAGGTCGCCCTGCGCGCCGCCGCCGAAGCCGCCCAGGCGGCCGAGGCCGCTGCCGAGGCCGCCACCATCGAGGCCGCCGAGGCCTCCGCGCGCGTGCAATCCGCAGCCGAGGCGCGGTCCGCCGCGCAGGCCCGGCTGGCCCGCGCACAGGATGCGCATGCCCGCCTGCTGGCCGAGCACGAGGCCGCCGCACGCACGCGCATCCCTACCGAGGCGCGCGCCGAAGCCGCCGCCGAGGTCACCGCCGCCGATGCCGCGCTGGAGGCCGCCCGCACCGCGCTGGAAGCCGCCGAGGCTGCGCGCGCCGAGGCCGGCGAACGCCACGCCCAATCCCGCCGCGCCGCCGCCGAGGCCACCACCGCCGCCACCCGCGCCGAGGTCGAGCGCCGGGCCGCCGAGGACCGGCTGGCGCGCATCACGGCCCAGCACGCCGCCATGGTGGCGGACCGCGACGCCGCCCTCGCCGAACACATTCCGCCCGCCGAGCGCGAGGCCGCCGCCGCCGCCCTCACTGCCGCGACCGAAGCCGTGGCGCAGGCCGCCGCGGCGCTCGACCAGGCCGAGGCGATGCGCGCCTGGGCTGCCGCCGCCCATGCCGAGGCAGCGCGCGCGGCCACCGCCGCCGCCGGCGAACGCGCCCGCGCGCAGGCCGAGGTGAGCGCGCTGACCGAGGTGCTGACCGCGCGCGAACCCGGCGCGGCCGCGCCGATCCTGGACCAGGTCGGCGTGCCCGCAGGGTTGGAAGCCGCGCTCGGCGCCGCGCTGGGCGAGGCGCTGGAAAGCCCGTCCGACGAGGGCGGGCCGCGCTTCTGGCGCGTGCTGCCGCCGCTCGATGGCTCGGCGGCGCTGCCGGATGGCGCAGTGCCGCTGTCGCGGCTGGTGGAGGCACCGGCCGCCCTCGCCCGCGCGCTGTCGCAGATCGGCCTGCTGCCGAAGGGTGCGGATGGCGCAGCGATGCAGGCGGCATTGCGCCCCGGCCAGTCCCTGGTCACCGAAGATGGCGCGCTGTGGCGCTGGGATGGCCACACCGCGCGCGCCGGCGCGCCGACGCCGGGCGCGGTGCGGCTTGCGCAGCGCAATGCCCTGCGCGCCGCCGAGGGGCGCCTGGACCGCGCCGAGGCCGAGGCCGCCGCCGCCGAGGCGAACCGCGCCGCCGCCGCAGGGCGCGAGGATGAGGCGCGCAGCGCCGAGGCTGCCGCCCGCGATTCACGCGCCGCCGCCGAAGGCCGGCTGAACGAGGCGCGGCAGGCCGATGGCGCGCTGGCCGCCCGGCACGCCCGGGCCGAAAGCCGGCTGGCGGCGATCGCGCCGCAGCTCGAACGGCTCGCGGCCGATCGCGCGGAGGCGGAGGCCGCCAAGGATGCCGCCTGGGCTGCCGAGGCTGCGCTGCCCGACCTGCCTTCCTTGCGCCGCGCGGCGGAGGAAGCGAGCGCCGCCGAAAGCCGCGCCCAGGCTGCGGAACACGCCGCCCGCGAGGCCCGCCGCGCGGCCGAACACACCGCGCGCGGCGCGCGCCAGCATGAATCGACGCTGGCGACCCGCGCCGCGGAGGCCGACAGCCGACTCGCGGCGCTGGAACCACAGTTGGCGCGGCTCGCCGCCGAATGCGCGGAGGCCGATGCGGCATTGGCCGAGGCGGTGGCGCAAGAATCCGCGCTGCCCGACCTCGATGCGCTGCGCGCCGCCGTGGCCGCCGCGCGCGATGCGCTCGCCGCCGCGCGCGCCGCGGAAGTGACGGCGCGCAGCGACATCGCCGCGCTGGAGGCCGAGGGCACGCGCGTCGCCGCCCGCCGGGTCGCGGTGGGCGAGGAAGCCGCGCTGTGGACCACGCGCGGCGAGGATGCGGAAGCCCGCGTGATCGACCTGCGCCGCCGCGGCAATGAGGCGCAGACCGAACGCGATGCGCTGGCCGAAGCGCCGGAGGATGCCGGGGCGCGGCTGCGCGGTGCAGCCGCGATGCTGGCGGAATCCGAAGCCACCCATGCCGCCGCCGCCGCCGCCCTGGCGCAGGCCGAGGCGCGGCTGCGCGACACCGCCGATGCCCGCCGCCGGATCGACGCCGCCTTCGCCACGGCGCGCGAGAGCCAGGTGCGCGCCGAAGCTGCCGCCGAGGCCGCCGGGACCGCGGGCGAGGCGGTGGCGGCGCGGATCGCGGAGCGGCTCGGCGAGGATGCGGAATTGCCGGAGGCGCCGGATGAGTTGACCGACGCGGCCGAGGACAAGGCGCGCCGCAAGGTCGAGCGCCTGGCGCGCGAACGCGAGGAGATGGGCCCGGTCAATCTGCGCGCCGAGATCGAGGTCGCGGAGATCGAGGAGCGCGTCGGCCAGATCACCGGCGACCGCGACGAGGTGCAGGCGGCGATCGCCAAGCTGCGCGGGTCGATCGGGCATCTGAACCGGGAGGGACGCGAACGCCTGCGCGAGGTGTTCGACCGCGTCGATGCCGAATTCCGGTCGCTGTTCACGAAGCTGTTCGGTGGCGGGCGCGCGCATCTGGCGCTGGTCGGGTCGGATGATCCGCTCGAGGCGGGGCTCGAGATCTATGCCGAGCCGCCAGGCAAGAAGCTCGCGACGCTGTCGCTGCTGTCGGGCGGCGAGCAGGCGTTGACGGCGCTGTCGCTGATCTTCGCGGTGTTCCGCTGCCAGCCCGCGCCCGTGTGTGTGCTGGACGAGGTGGATGCGCCGCTGGACGACGCCAATGTTGAACGCCTGTGCGACCTGCTGGACGCAATGGCGGCCGAGAGCGGCACGCGGTTCCTGGTTGTGACGCACCATCCGCTGACCATGGCGCGGATGCACCGTCTGTATGGCGTGACCATGCAGGAACGCGGCGTTTCGCGGCTGCTGAGCGTGGATCTCGGCCAAGCGGTCGAGATGGCGGAGGCGCCGGTCGCGGCCTGACCCGCGTCACGAAACTGTTCCAGTTTTGTTCTGGAAGATCGCGGCGCAGGGTGGCAGCATCGCCCCGGCTGAAGGGAGATCGCCACCATGACCGTGCCACCCATCCCGCCAGGCTACCCGGCGCTGACCCCGTATCTGTCGGTGTCCGACCCGGCCAGCGCCATCGCCTTCTACCAGAAGGCCTTCGGCGCCACCGAGCGGATGCGCCTGATGATGCCCGACGGCAGCATCGGCCACGCCGAGATCGACATCGGCGACAGCGTGATGATGCTGGGCGGCGCCTGGCCGCAGATGGGCTTCGCGCCGCCGGACGGCGCGGCCGTGTCGGTCATGCTGCACCTGTATGTCGAGGACGCGGACGCGACCTTCGCCCGCGCGGTGGCGGCGGGCGCGACGGCGCTCTCGCCGGTCGAGACGAAGTTCTATGGAGATCGCAGCGGGTCCCTGCGCGATCCGTTCGGGCACCGCTGGAACGTCTCGACCCATGTCGAGGAGGTCAGCACCGAGGAGGCGCAGCGGCGCATCGCTGACATGCCGCAGGAATAGCGGCGCACGGTTGACGTCGGCGCGCCCGCGGCGCGTTCTGCAGCCATGCCTGTCCGCCTGTTCGAACGCCTGGTCGACCCCGTCACGCCGCCGGGCGAGGCTGCCTCGCGCTTCCTCGGCGTGCCGGTGCCCGACCATGCGCCGCCGCGCAGCCTGCTGGGCTTCTACTGGCATTTCGCGCGGCAGGCGCGCGGGTTGTTCGGCGCGCTGTTCCTGGCCGGGCTCTGCGTCGCGCTGCTGGATGCGCTGATCCCGGTCTTCATCGGGACCCTGGTGTCGCTGCTGGCGGCGCATGGGCCGGAGGCGCTGTGGGACAATGCCTGGCACACGCTGGTGGGCATGGCAGTGGTGCTGCTGGTCGGGCGGCCGGTGGCGATCACCGCGCAGAACCTGATCACCCAGCAGGGCATCGTGCCGGCCGTCACCTCCATGATCCGCTGGCAGGCGCATTGGCATGTCGTGCGCCAGGGCTGGGCCTTCTTCCAGGAGGATTTCGCGGGGCGGATCGCCACGCGCGTCATGCAGTCCGGCCCGGCGCTGCGCGAGAGCATCGTCCAGTCGGTCAACGCCGTCTGGTACATCCTGGTGTACGGCACCGGCGCGATGCTTTGGCTGGCGAGTGCAGACCTGTGGCTCGCCCTGCCGGTGCTGGTGTGGTTCGTGCTGTATGCGGTGCTGCTGCGGTTTCTCGTGCCGCGGCTGCGCGACCGGTCGCGCGCGGCGTCGGAAGCGCGCAGCGCGCTGACCGGGCGAGTCGTCGATTCCTACACCAACATCCTGACCGTGAAGCTGTTCGCCCGCGCGCGGGACGAGGACGCCTTCGTGCGCGAGGGGCTGCTCGGGCTGAACACCGCCTTCGGGCGGCAGGTGCGGCTGGTGACGCTCAACGGGCTGCTGCTTTCGGTGCTGAACGCGTCGTTGATGGTGGCGATCGCCACCGTGTCGGTGGTGCTGTGGCAGCGTGGGGAGATCGGCCTCGGCACGGTCGCCACCGCCCTGCCGATGGCCTGGCAGATCGCCAATATCTCCGGCTGGGTGGCGTTCAACGTCACCGCCATCTTCGAGAATATTGGCGTGGTGCAGGAGAGCATGGGCTCGATCGCCGTGCCGCCCACCGCGGCCGACCCGCCCGATGCGAAGCCGCTGGACGTGACGCGGGGCGAGATCCGCTTCGACGACGTGCATTTCGCCTACGGTCGCACCGCCGGCGTGCTGCGCGGCTTCGACCTGGTGGTGAAGCCGGGCGAGCGCGTGGGGCTGGTAGGCCATTCCGGTGCCGGCAAGACCACCGCGGTGAACCTGCTGCTCCGCTTCTT from Roseomonas fluvialis encodes the following:
- a CDS encoding chromosome segregation SMC family protein; this translates as MTDDGAPPPAPPGPEEEDGAPRSEAQRIASVRATLARIRIAGFKSFAEATVVEVRPGLTGIVGPNGCGKSNVVEALRWAMGETSAKAMRGGEMDDVIFAGTATRPGRNLAEVMLSLEDAEGLAPPPNHDQPELEIIRRINRGEGSNFRVNGKEVRARDVQTMFADIGSGARASAMVSQGRVSTLIQAKPEDRRQVLEEAAGIAGLRARKHEAELKLRQAETNLSRAEDLLGQLDTQRQGLQRQARQANRYRNLSGLVRQAEGEWLAILAARADAARRAADEQLASARTAVRAAEAEAEAAAIAAFEAEQAIPAPRTAEAAARTALERRRVEAEGLEAEERRAREALEAAEARLAQLRRDLSHAEGVLRDADTARERLAAEAEALAAVEGSLPARREAAQVALRAAAEAAQAAEAAAEAATIEAAEASARVQSAAEARSAAQARLARAQDAHARLLAEHEAAARTRIPTEARAEAAAEVTAADAALEAARTALEAAEAARAEAGERHAQSRRAAAEATTAATRAEVERRAAEDRLARITAQHAAMVADRDAALAEHIPPAEREAAAAALTAATEAVAQAAAALDQAEAMRAWAAAAHAEAARAATAAAGERARAQAEVSALTEVLTAREPGAAAPILDQVGVPAGLEAALGAALGEALESPSDEGGPRFWRVLPPLDGSAALPDGAVPLSRLVEAPAALARALSQIGLLPKGADGAAMQAALRPGQSLVTEDGALWRWDGHTARAGAPTPGAVRLAQRNALRAAEGRLDRAEAEAAAAEANRAAAAGREDEARSAEAAARDSRAAAEGRLNEARQADGALAARHARAESRLAAIAPQLERLAADRAEAEAAKDAAWAAEAALPDLPSLRRAAEEASAAESRAQAAEHAAREARRAAEHTARGARQHESTLATRAAEADSRLAALEPQLARLAAECAEADAALAEAVAQESALPDLDALRAAVAAARDALAAARAAEVTARSDIAALEAEGTRVAARRVAVGEEAALWTTRGEDAEARVIDLRRRGNEAQTERDALAEAPEDAGARLRGAAAMLAESEATHAAAAAALAQAEARLRDTADARRRIDAAFATARESQVRAEAAAEAAGTAGEAVAARIAERLGEDAELPEAPDELTDAAEDKARRKVERLAREREEMGPVNLRAEIEVAEIEERVGQITGDRDEVQAAIAKLRGSIGHLNREGRERLREVFDRVDAEFRSLFTKLFGGGRAHLALVGSDDPLEAGLEIYAEPPGKKLATLSLLSGGEQALTALSLIFAVFRCQPAPVCVLDEVDAPLDDANVERLCDLLDAMAAESGTRFLVVTHHPLTMARMHRLYGVTMQERGVSRLLSVDLGQAVEMAEAPVAA
- a CDS encoding glycosyltransferase family 87 protein; its protein translation is MTWLRDAPWLTAERARLYLLAYAVCAIALLAEMAAILAGWRDTPPADADFLSFQAAARLALAGDPALAWDRAAHAAAQTALQGTPGRYFAFFYPPTFLLICLPLGLLPLLPAFVAWVTATGAACLAALRGWFPGAGWPALLAAALSPAAVLNATHGQNAFLSAALLAVAGLSLDRRAGLAGIALASLAFKPQLGLLVIPALVAARRWKVLGAAMLAGLAWVVAAWLAFGLDAWLAFVDRLPAAGQALADGSLAVWKLQSVQAMVRSLGAAWAVAQGLQAIAALAAVAVVVLAARRRPGGMPEVALVAAAAPLATPFVLSYDLVLLLLPTAWVLAEARRDGFRAWEKTGLLAAWLLPGLSIGIGSATGVTIGAVAPAILVALVLRRLRAGWGVAQTARAPPTASVLGGGRRTSAARLGFDAARGSAPRAGGHQHEGARADQHDQRPADDQHDRLLQHCHRRHRHAEHRAHRHDPPGPGMHAGHECAQPEQQQQADLGRVVVHHAAHGWREQQQHRHQEGRPVQGLGAHQAYPPAGGGRTGPAGHDAKKPEDRRQDLPVEQVRLLGSAHPRHAEEAGDQHRHVGRFRQQDAAPGPAGGRRHGRGRRCGGGVVEFARQVQFTCRGRPGAGFGRGASGDRLAHALVSCVGVRWGA
- a CDS encoding thioredoxin domain-containing protein, with the protein product MFDRRTILAAGGSLMAGRAVAQTAAPAPSDAPIPAPAVDQRLTERSIGSADAPMVVQEFFSLTCSHCGAFHRETYPRVKAELIDTGKIRLVWRDFPLDQVALGAAVVARSFPPDRYEAFLTALFATQDRWAYARGVDHKAEIGKIAAVAGMSGAAFEAAWTDVDLARAILVERQKGEQEYRIQATPTFVFNRRVVGGNIPFDRFAREAATP
- a CDS encoding DUF721 domain-containing protein; amino-acid sequence: MARDDGDRRFLGGPRPLGALVPALTRPAFKRKSPAGAQIMADWPALVGPALAAVSQPVRLTSGTLTLACSGPVAMEMQHLAPQLAQRINAGLGRVAVERFRFVQRTPGSGAPRMAPRPAPAALPERVESALAGIESPELREALARLARGVYRNRG
- a CDS encoding A/G-specific adenine glycosylase; protein product: MPSAADLLAWYDRHRRILPWRAAPGEPRDPYRIWLSEVMLQQTTVAAVGPRYARFLARFPTVQALAAADWAEVAEEWAGLGYYARARNLHACAQAVAASGGFPCNIPALAALPGIGPYTAAAVGAIAFDAPVVPVDGNVERVVARLHAVADPLPGAKPRLTALAGAFMQDADARARPGDFAQALFDLGATICTPRSPACALCPWQAGCAARRAGIAAELPRKAPKPARPLRHGAHFLLHDGAGRVLLRRRPAKGLLGGMLEVPGTPWRDTRWENAEAFAHAPAAAPWHPLPGLARHGFTHFELEMVLFMAILPATAARPEGEWQDPPAARAAVPSVMRRLLDLAGVA
- a CDS encoding VOC family protein; this encodes MTVPPIPPGYPALTPYLSVSDPASAIAFYQKAFGATERMRLMMPDGSIGHAEIDIGDSVMMLGGAWPQMGFAPPDGAAVSVMLHLYVEDADATFARAVAAGATALSPVETKFYGDRSGSLRDPFGHRWNVSTHVEEVSTEEAQRRIADMPQE
- a CDS encoding ABC transporter ATP-binding protein → MPVRLFERLVDPVTPPGEAASRFLGVPVPDHAPPRSLLGFYWHFARQARGLFGALFLAGLCVALLDALIPVFIGTLVSLLAAHGPEALWDNAWHTLVGMAVVLLVGRPVAITAQNLITQQGIVPAVTSMIRWQAHWHVVRQGWAFFQEDFAGRIATRVMQSGPALRESIVQSVNAVWYILVYGTGAMLWLASADLWLALPVLVWFVLYAVLLRFLVPRLRDRSRAASEARSALTGRVVDSYTNILTVKLFARARDEDAFVREGLLGLNTAFGRQVRLVTLNGLLLSVLNASLMVAIATVSVVLWQRGEIGLGTVATALPMAWQIANISGWVAFNVTAIFENIGVVQESMGSIAVPPTAADPPDAKPLDVTRGEIRFDDVHFAYGRTAGVLRGFDLVVKPGERVGLVGHSGAGKTTAVNLLLRFFAPEQGRILVDGQDVATVTQESLRGAVGMVTQDTALLHRSIRDNIRYGRPEATDTMVEAAARQAQAHDFIMALTDWRGRSGYDAHVGERGVKLSGGQRQRIAIARVLLKDAPILVLDEATSALDSEVEAAIQEQLAALMAGKTVIAIAHRLSTIARMDRLVVLDHGRVVEQGTHAELLALGGVYAGLWERQSGGFVEA